The Sulfolobus acidocaldarius DSM 639 genome has a window encoding:
- the araD gene encoding arabinonate dehydratase — protein sequence MKISEVKVTKLSSKEFYERDALAVKGGAEHFMDVAVVSVVTSNGEIGYGEAIAYGILDVVSTTIEKIYRPLLLGEESSNILGLWNKMYKTTFRLGRRGVTISSLSGVDIALWDLLGKELGSPVYKLLGGERRRIRGYITGGYYRQDKDMEKLLEEVKGYIEKGFTSVKIKIGGLSVQEDMKRLNAIRENFGNSLNIAVDANNVYDFNTALKVGRELEKLGVMFFEEPISTDLPDLSAELTRALDIPIAGYETASTLFEYRDLITKRSVDIVQVDASWNGGITEMVRIGNLARAFGLPVVPHYSAGGISFVASLHSALVIDSPIIEYHLRYNPLRESLAGEAIRYENGEFLPPDKPGLGISLDERVIEKYRVE from the coding sequence ATGAAAATAAGTGAAGTTAAAGTAACCAAGCTTTCCTCAAAGGAGTTCTATGAAAGGGACGCATTGGCTGTTAAGGGAGGGGCAGAGCACTTCATGGACGTCGCTGTGGTAAGTGTTGTGACTAGCAACGGAGAAATAGGCTACGGTGAAGCTATAGCTTACGGTATACTTGATGTTGTCTCTACAACAATTGAAAAAATCTACAGACCTCTGTTACTGGGAGAGGAGTCCTCTAACATCCTGGGACTATGGAATAAGATGTATAAGACCACCTTCAGGCTAGGGAGAAGGGGTGTCACAATATCCTCACTGAGCGGTGTGGATATCGCTCTGTGGGACTTGCTGGGCAAGGAGCTGGGATCCCCAGTCTACAAATTGCTTGGAGGGGAGAGGAGGAGGATAAGAGGGTACATCACTGGAGGATATTACAGGCAAGATAAGGATATGGAGAAACTACTGGAGGAGGTCAAAGGGTATATTGAAAAGGGGTTTACTTCGGTAAAGATTAAGATAGGTGGGTTAAGTGTTCAAGAGGACATGAAGAGGCTTAACGCAATAAGGGAGAACTTTGGGAATTCACTGAACATTGCTGTAGACGCGAACAATGTATATGACTTCAACACAGCCCTAAAGGTGGGAAGGGAATTGGAGAAGTTAGGAGTGATGTTCTTCGAGGAACCCATATCCACTGACTTACCAGACCTGAGTGCAGAGCTTACTAGGGCGTTAGACATACCAATAGCTGGATATGAAACAGCTTCGACACTCTTCGAGTACAGAGATCTCATCACTAAGCGTTCAGTTGACATAGTCCAGGTGGACGCATCGTGGAACGGAGGGATAACCGAAATGGTGAGAATAGGTAACTTGGCTAGGGCGTTTGGACTACCTGTAGTTCCCCATTACTCTGCAGGTGGGATAAGTTTTGTTGCCAGCCTACATTCAGCCCTTGTGATAGACTCACCTATAATCGAGTACCATTTAAGGTATAATCCCCTGAGGGAGAGCTTAGCAGGAGAGGCTATAAGGTATGAGAACGGTGAGTTTTTGCCCCCAGATAAGCCTGGTCTGGGAATTAGTTTAGATGAGAGGGTCATAGAGAAATACAGGGTTGAGTGA
- a CDS encoding thiolase family protein → MIVGFSSSIHKKYEGSTFQLLAETVSKALDMATVDLKDIDGLFYTVLPGVFDGKASLHFSSFQIPSFLGIRPKVIELVEYGGPSALTMVYRAEKLIEAGEIDTALCVVGGKASFLRENKVTVDAVDRFLGSVQLTPYDDLFRVYQDLNPVSDYALVAKRHSKLFGTSDEQRALIAVMQRKNALGNERAMYRTPLTVKDVLESRVVSDPLRLLEIVYPVDGFHVFVVSKHQRKSDVRPLKVEFYGESHWSEMPPELPDIVYTPAVESSKGVNLERIDAFQLYDSFTITVMLQMEDIGLTKKGKGGEFVERTDITYQGEVPVNTGGGSLNVGQPAFMSGGVILEEAILQLNNMATNHQVKDVNRVLINGIGGWNRGHSVTMVLGEGNV, encoded by the coding sequence ATGATAGTTGGGTTCTCAAGTTCAATACACAAAAAATATGAGGGGTCAACATTCCAGCTTTTGGCTGAGACTGTAAGTAAAGCCCTAGATATGGCTACTGTTGACCTGAAGGACATAGACGGTCTGTTTTACACTGTCTTACCGGGAGTTTTTGACGGAAAGGCATCACTACACTTCTCGTCATTTCAGATACCCTCTTTCCTTGGAATAAGACCCAAAGTAATAGAGCTTGTGGAGTATGGCGGACCCTCAGCACTGACCATGGTTTACAGGGCAGAGAAGTTAATTGAGGCTGGAGAGATAGACACAGCCCTATGTGTAGTTGGGGGAAAGGCTTCCTTCCTGAGGGAGAATAAGGTTACAGTGGATGCTGTAGACAGGTTCCTGGGGAGTGTGCAACTGACCCCTTACGACGACCTTTTCAGAGTTTATCAAGACCTTAACCCTGTAAGTGACTACGCCCTGGTAGCAAAAAGGCATTCAAAGTTGTTCGGAACCAGTGATGAACAGAGAGCCTTAATCGCAGTTATGCAGAGGAAAAATGCCCTAGGAAATGAGAGGGCGATGTACAGGACACCGTTGACTGTTAAGGACGTTTTAGAGTCCAGAGTGGTGAGCGACCCTTTGAGGCTCCTTGAGATAGTCTACCCCGTTGACGGCTTCCACGTGTTTGTTGTGAGTAAGCACCAGAGGAAGTCTGATGTGAGACCTTTGAAGGTCGAGTTTTACGGTGAGTCCCACTGGTCTGAGATGCCTCCAGAACTACCTGACATAGTTTACACCCCTGCAGTGGAGAGCAGTAAGGGGGTTAACCTTGAGAGGATTGACGCTTTCCAGCTCTATGACTCATTTACAATCACTGTAATGCTCCAGATGGAGGACATAGGCTTGACCAAGAAGGGGAAGGGTGGGGAGTTTGTGGAGAGGACTGACATCACCTATCAGGGTGAGGTCCCTGTGAACACTGGTGGAGGGTCATTAAATGTAGGTCAGCCTGCCTTCATGAGTGGTGGTGTGATCCTAGAGGAGGCTATACTCCAGCTGAATAACATGGCTACTAACCACCAAGTGAAAGACGTTAACAGGGTATTGATAAATGGCATAGGAGGGTGGAACAGGGGTCACTCAGTTACCATGGTTTTGGGTGAGGGAAATGTTTGA
- a CDS encoding Zn-ribbon domain-containing OB-fold protein has protein sequence MFEEIKKKYQEMFREEKLPYLKCTRCGHSFYYPRDYCPKCRSRELEVKESRGIGSVFSVTKFRDRDNKEVYYGIVELEEGFRLYTNFLVPVEIGDKVRVKFLGKESKVPYFEKI, from the coding sequence ATGTTTGAAGAGATAAAGAAGAAATACCAAGAAATGTTTAGAGAAGAGAAACTACCATATCTAAAGTGCACTAGATGCGGTCACTCCTTCTACTACCCCAGGGACTACTGCCCAAAATGTAGGAGTAGGGAGCTTGAGGTGAAGGAGAGTAGGGGGATTGGGTCAGTGTTCTCTGTGACAAAGTTCAGAGACAGAGACAACAAAGAAGTCTATTACGGTATAGTGGAACTAGAGGAGGGGTTTAGGTTGTACACAAACTTCCTTGTGCCAGTAGAGATAGGGGATAAGGTCAGGGTGAAATTCCTGGGGAAGGAATCAAAGGTACCGTATTTTGAGAAGATATAA
- a CDS encoding AbrB/MazE/SpoVT family DNA-binding domain-containing protein, giving the protein MFEESRVTRNYRITIPATIRQKLGIRVGDKLIVYTEGDKIILVKKKGDLVSLNLKLGRKFTDEEVNKVIEEAGEEVGGSC; this is encoded by the coding sequence ATGTTTGAAGAGAGCAGAGTCACCAGGAATTACCGAATAACAATACCAGCTACTATCAGGCAAAAACTGGGAATCAGGGTCGGTGATAAACTCATAGTGTATACCGAGGGTGATAAAATAATACTGGTCAAAAAGAAGGGTGACTTAGTGTCCTTAAACCTAAAGTTAGGTAGGAAGTTTACTGATGAAGAGGTCAATAAAGTAATAGAGGAAGCAGGAGAGGAAGTTGGAGGGAGTTGTTGA
- a CDS encoding APC family permease has product MDKSEAKGVPEEPKRHLSFTDIVFLSIGGQSPFLSILTYGVVALLYAGLFGPIAIILGTLLVLVNGMSVYELSKRFTKEGGYYTYAFYSLSKRLGFETGWMYILYSTTYGAGYVFGTAYVLYHVLNINPWIVTLGVMSISALLGILGIKISTKYAIFATLLEIIMMTALAVLLIQSTGFHLYNPFSLKLNLSQLAIAILFGSSIPTGYGSIAPISGETKNARNVISKAIITVILVGGLLAAFDVYAIGTYVSYFHLSMNNVDILTLIRDRLGLLTLVFVLFASINDGIVGSLAFLTATSRTVFAMASSNFLPKFFAKFESYKGPVRAVLLSVLIYFAIISVGLYFLRSIFTAFILISSVALFANLFVHLSANFSLIRISIKKVLKRKIQLIVGVASALYTVYELIYSIAGSVPIVVYVFMSWIIIGFLIAEIYSMMETESE; this is encoded by the coding sequence ATGGACAAGAGTGAAGCAAAAGGAGTACCAGAAGAGCCCAAACGTCATTTGAGTTTCACAGATATTGTTTTCCTCTCCATAGGTGGACAGTCACCCTTCCTAAGCATATTGACTTACGGTGTCGTAGCCTTACTATATGCAGGTCTGTTTGGTCCAATAGCCATTATTCTGGGCACACTACTTGTCTTGGTGAACGGGATGTCTGTCTATGAACTGTCTAAGAGGTTTACAAAGGAGGGTGGATATTACACTTATGCCTTCTATTCACTCAGCAAAAGGCTAGGATTTGAGACAGGTTGGATGTACATACTCTACTCAACTACTTATGGTGCAGGTTATGTTTTCGGTACTGCGTATGTCCTATACCACGTGTTGAACATCAACCCCTGGATCGTGACACTAGGTGTAATGTCAATCTCCGCACTTCTCGGTATACTCGGAATAAAGATAAGCACAAAATACGCCATATTTGCTACTCTACTTGAGATAATAATGATGACTGCACTTGCAGTTCTCCTGATCCAATCAACTGGCTTCCACCTGTATAACCCCTTCAGTTTGAAGCTGAATTTAAGCCAATTAGCCATAGCAATCCTATTTGGATCAAGCATCCCAACAGGTTACGGGTCAATTGCTCCAATATCAGGTGAGACTAAAAACGCCAGGAATGTTATAAGTAAGGCTATTATAACAGTAATCCTGGTAGGTGGACTCCTGGCAGCCTTTGACGTATATGCTATAGGTACATATGTCTCTTACTTCCACCTATCCATGAACAATGTGGATATCTTGACATTAATAAGGGACAGACTGGGTTTACTCACATTAGTATTTGTGCTATTCGCATCAATCAATGACGGAATTGTGGGGAGCCTTGCGTTTCTGACTGCCACCTCACGGACAGTGTTCGCTATGGCTTCGTCAAACTTCTTACCGAAATTCTTTGCAAAGTTTGAAAGCTATAAGGGACCAGTGAGGGCAGTCCTCTTATCTGTTCTGATATACTTTGCCATAATCTCCGTGGGACTGTACTTCCTGAGAAGTATCTTCACAGCCTTCATACTTATATCCTCCGTAGCCTTGTTTGCCAACCTCTTTGTCCACTTGTCTGCTAACTTCTCCCTCATCAGGATATCCATAAAGAAAGTACTCAAGAGGAAAATACAGTTAATCGTAGGTGTTGCCTCAGCCCTTTACACAGTATACGAACTAATATACTCTATTGCAGGTTCAGTACCTATAGTAGTATACGTATTCATGTCATGGATAATTATAGGTTTCCTGATAGCTGAGATCTACAGTATGATGGAGACTGAGAGTGAGTAG